Part of the Novipirellula artificiosorum genome, AGCGGCAACGAATCCTGTTCGCGTTGGATGCCGTTTGCATCACCGCCGAGAATTTTTCGCCGAACTCAAAATACAAGCCTGACGAAGAGAGCTGTGATGACCGCGATCGACGGGCCAGCAAACACGTTTTCAAATTCGAAGAAGGTTCGCAGCCAGGCCAGCGAGTTTCGTTGTCGCTCAAGGGGCTTTGGGAAGTTTGCCGCGATGACGAACAGCTGCCGGGACCGGTTGCCGCGCCGATCGACTCGTTACCGACCACAACGCACTTCAAAGCGATCGAGGTCCCCGGCGACAAGAACCAACTTCGTCCCGATCTGCGGTTCGCTCATCGACTCTGGTACCGAACGCGCGTCGCGGTGCCGAAGTCCATGGCTGGCCGATCGTTCTTTTTGGACTTTCCGCAAAACAATCTGAACACCACCGTTTATGTCAATGGAGAGCGATGTGGATTTGAAAAGAACCCGTTTGTGCATTTTCAAATCGATGTATCGAAAGCCATTCGCGTCGGCGACGTGAACGAAATTTGGGTCGGTATTCGTGATGCATACTACGGTCGTTCAGCAGATCCCAAGCGCCCCATGAAGCTGAGAAAAACGTTCAACCTTCCACCAAAATTCCTCAGCGATGGCTTTCAAGAACTTGATTATCCGATTTGGAATTGCCCGCAATCAGGCATCTTGAGCACACCTTCGCTGATCGCCGCTGGCGGAAACGTCTACACAGCGGACGTTTTTGTCAAACCCTCCGTCGCCAAGAAACGACTGGATTGCGAAGTGACCCTTCACAATCCCTCGGAACAAGACTTTGCCGGCCAGATACGCGTCGATGCAATCGAGGATCAAACCGGTCACGTTGCGCATTCATTTGCTCCGCAGCCCGTCAACGTGCAAGCTGGAAACACCTTAACCCATGATCTGTCGAGCGATTGGGAAAACCCGGAATTGTGGTGGCCCGATTCGCCGCATTTGTACCGGTTGCGAGTGACGCTGGAAGCCGAGGGCCATCCCGTGGACGTGTCCGAAACACGTTTCGGATTCCGAGAATGGCTGCGAGCGGGAACCCAGTTCACACTCAACGGCGTTGTCTGGCACATGTGGGCCGATTTGGTTGGCGAAAAAAGCAACCCGGACGCTTGGCTGGAAGCTTACCACCGAACCCACCAACGCACGATGCGCATGTCGACGGCCGGCCAAGCATCCCATGACGCACGATGGATGGGAATGGAGCCGCACAAAGCACTGGATTTCTTTGACCAAAACGGTGTTGTCGTTCGTCGTAACACCACGCTCGACGGCGAAAAGATCGGCAGCGCGTTCAGCGAAAAAGATGCGGAAACGATCAAGCAACAGAACGGCGTCGATATCAAACTGGCGCTGATGGAGAATTGGCGTGACCAATGCGTTGCCCAGGTCAAGGGTGAACGCAATCACCCGTCGATCCAGATCTGGACGATCGAAAACGAATTTGCGTACATCAATCTGATCAATTTGCTCGGCAATTCGCCCCGAATGGACCTTTACGAACAATTGATCACCAAGACACACGACGCGGTGATGGCCGTCGATCCGACTCGTAGCGTGATGATCGACGGTGGTGGAGCGACCAAGGAGAACACGCTCGGCGTTCATGGCGATCACTATGTCGCCACGCTTGACAATCGTTATCCTGACTTGGCCTACCAACCGTTTGTCGAGGGCGGCGGGCGCGGGCGTTGGAAATGGGACCAAATGCGCCCCCGCTTCATCGGCGAGGATTGGTATGCGAACGGTATCAATCCGGCCGACTACGCGACCTGGGGGGGTGAAGTTGCGTTCCAGGGCAAAGCGGCGACCAAGGACGCGGTGGCGTTGATCTATCGCATGCTCAACGAAGGCTACCGCTGGGGTGGCCACTATGCCGCGTGGCATTTCTGGCTCGGAAACGACGGCGGAGAGGCACAATGGGGATCGAACGTCCCGCGAGCAGCCTTCGTTCGCCAATGGGATTGGACGTTCGGTTCCAATCAAAAGGTGAATCGCACCTTCGGTCTCTTTAACGACACGCAGTATGCCGACCCCATCACGTTCACTCGGCAGTTGCTGATGGATGGAGTCGACGTCGCTGCAAAATCCTCGACGCATCATGTTGCTCCTGGGACGGCCGAAAAATTTGACGACACACTCACGATACCGAAAGTAACCCAGCGTCAGGAAGCGAAGTTGCAACTGGCGTTGACGGTTGACGACAAGCTTGTGTTTCAGGACACCAAGGCCGTTTCCATTTTGCCCACGGTCAGCGCCGAGGGAATCGAACCTGGGATGCTGGCCGTTTGGGATCCCGGTGGAGAAACAACCGAGTTTCTTCGTGGGGTTGGTGTCGATTTCTTGGCGATGGATTCGTTTGACCAGATGCCTGACGAAGTCAAAGTCCTGCTAATCGGACGAGATGCCATCGACGAATCCGACTGCACGTCAACGAAGCTTTCTGTACTCGCAGCGCGAGGTCACGCGGTGGTGGTCTTGGATCAATCACATCCGCTGAAGTACCAAGCCATCCCCGCCGAAATGAAACTCGCACCGGCGACGAAACTAGATTCGTTCGACAACGAGATCGTCACCCACAACGGTACGACCGCGTTCATCGAAGTCGCGACGCATCCAGCCCTGGCAGGTCTCCTCGACAAAGACTTCTTCACCTGGGGCCCCGACCATCTGGTATTCCGAAATGCCTACCTGAAACCAACTCGTGGTGCCAAGAGCTTGATCCAGTGCGGCCCGCGATTGGAATACAGCGCTTTAGTGGAATTACCGGTCGGTCAGGGCGTGATGTTCTTGAGTCAATTGGATGCTGGCTCGAAGCTGAAACACAATGTTGTCGCGCAGCACGTGGTGATGAACCTCCTTCGTGCAGCAAGAGACTATCGATTGGAGTACGCAGAGGTTGCGTCTGCGATTGCCGACGAGGGCTTGTCGGAAGCTGTCGCAGCGATTGGGCTGCAGCATGCAAATGTGGCCGATGCCCAAGCCGCGATTTCCGACCCGCAGAAGAAGATTGCCCTTGTTTCGGCGACCCCTGAATCACTCAAACAACTCGCGGCCCACCCTGAAGCTTTGAAGTCGTTTTGGACATCCGGAGGCACCATCGTTTTGTGTGGGCTCACGCCCGAGGGTCTCAAGGATTTCAATCGCATCGTCGGTGTCGAACACCAAATTCGCCCGTTCGTCTGCGAACGCGTCACGTTTCCAACCGTTCGCCATCCGCTGACCTCCGGGATCACCAGCGGGGACATCGTGATGCTCTCGGGCAAACGCGTTTTCGGCTGGACCAAAGATGAATACCTCTCCTCGGACGTTTTTTCCTACGTGGTTGATTTGGATGAACTCTCCTCCTTCGCCAAAAGCAACTTCTTCGCAATGGACAAAATCACCAACGGCTTTGTTGGGGCAGATGGGTGGCCTCAAATCATTGATTTCGAGTACCCCAAAGACGGATCCCCTTACGAATTCCGCATGGATTTGGGCCAATCGGAAACGGTGGTCAGCTACACGCACGATCCATCATTGAACTACAACCCAACCACCAAAATCGCACTACAGTTTGACGGCAAAGACCGAGTGGAATTTGACCTGGATGGATCAGGAGAGGCTCAAACCTTCCAAATTGAACCGCCACGAAAAACAGAACGTGTCGTTGTGCAATTGGTCGCGCAAGACTTTGATCCCACAAAACGCCCTTTAATTGGAATCGATAACATCCAACTGAACGTCCAACGTTCCGCAAATTGGACCTCGACGGTCAAGCCGATGCTGAATCTCGGCGGCTTGGTTCAATACGCCAAAGGCGACGGGGGTGTGGTTTTGTGCAATTTGAAATTTCTCGCTAACGAAACCGTGCCAATCAACCAAGTCAAGAAACGAGCGATTCTTGCTGCGGTCCTGCGAAACCTAAAGGCTCCCTTCTCCGGCGGAGCAACCGTGATCGCCGGCAGCGATCTTGTTTGTAACCCACTCGATCTTCACACCAAAGCGACAACGTTTAAAGACGAACGTGGTTGGTACGGTAACAAGAAATTCACGTTCAAATCCTTGCCGTCTGGCAAGCATGAACTCGCCGGTGTGACCTACAACATCTACGACATGCCGACCTCGCCGGTGCCCGAAGTGATCATGCTCGGTGGCGATCGAATTCCGCAAAATCTGCCGTTGGAAGTCAATGGCATTCCGGCGAACTGCCAAGCCGAGGCATTGTTCTTCCTGCATACGGCTCGCGTCGATCGGCGGTTAAGTGACCGCGAAAAGAAAGCCGGCAAGCAATTGGAGATTTGTCGCTATGTCATCCACTACGAAGATGGAAGCAGCGAAACGATTCCGGTGATCAGCGGAATCCACATTGACGATTACCGACAAAGCAAGCCTGGTTCGTTACCCGC contains:
- a CDS encoding glycosyl hydrolase 2 galactose-binding domain-containing protein — protein: MLRRTPALFVIGLMLWSPTTSQGQATPNAYRWIEGETGNANGEVNVTGWGNTEFLSEGQWLHCSIAPNEVDKQVADEGLLIQYPFEVTDEATYQIWSRIGFEFARSPFDWRIDDGEFQRIEADELTSDLMEIDFWCEVAWLQLGEQSLTKGKHRLEFRLPKTQDEQGKRQRILFALDAVCITAENFSPNSKYKPDEESCDDRDRRASKHVFKFEEGSQPGQRVSLSLKGLWEVCRDDEQLPGPVAAPIDSLPTTTHFKAIEVPGDKNQLRPDLRFAHRLWYRTRVAVPKSMAGRSFFLDFPQNNLNTTVYVNGERCGFEKNPFVHFQIDVSKAIRVGDVNEIWVGIRDAYYGRSADPKRPMKLRKTFNLPPKFLSDGFQELDYPIWNCPQSGILSTPSLIAAGGNVYTADVFVKPSVAKKRLDCEVTLHNPSEQDFAGQIRVDAIEDQTGHVAHSFAPQPVNVQAGNTLTHDLSSDWENPELWWPDSPHLYRLRVTLEAEGHPVDVSETRFGFREWLRAGTQFTLNGVVWHMWADLVGEKSNPDAWLEAYHRTHQRTMRMSTAGQASHDARWMGMEPHKALDFFDQNGVVVRRNTTLDGEKIGSAFSEKDAETIKQQNGVDIKLALMENWRDQCVAQVKGERNHPSIQIWTIENEFAYINLINLLGNSPRMDLYEQLITKTHDAVMAVDPTRSVMIDGGGATKENTLGVHGDHYVATLDNRYPDLAYQPFVEGGGRGRWKWDQMRPRFIGEDWYANGINPADYATWGGEVAFQGKAATKDAVALIYRMLNEGYRWGGHYAAWHFWLGNDGGEAQWGSNVPRAAFVRQWDWTFGSNQKVNRTFGLFNDTQYADPITFTRQLLMDGVDVAAKSSTHHVAPGTAEKFDDTLTIPKVTQRQEAKLQLALTVDDKLVFQDTKAVSILPTVSAEGIEPGMLAVWDPGGETTEFLRGVGVDFLAMDSFDQMPDEVKVLLIGRDAIDESDCTSTKLSVLAARGHAVVVLDQSHPLKYQAIPAEMKLAPATKLDSFDNEIVTHNGTTAFIEVATHPALAGLLDKDFFTWGPDHLVFRNAYLKPTRGAKSLIQCGPRLEYSALVELPVGQGVMFLSQLDAGSKLKHNVVAQHVVMNLLRAARDYRLEYAEVASAIADEGLSEAVAAIGLQHANVADAQAAISDPQKKIALVSATPESLKQLAAHPEALKSFWTSGGTIVLCGLTPEGLKDFNRIVGVEHQIRPFVCERVTFPTVRHPLTSGITSGDIVMLSGKRVFGWTKDEYLSSDVFSYVVDLDELSSFAKSNFFAMDKITNGFVGADGWPQIIDFEYPKDGSPYEFRMDLGQSETVVSYTHDPSLNYNPTTKIALQFDGKDRVEFDLDGSGEAQTFQIEPPRKTERVVVQLVAQDFDPTKRPLIGIDNIQLNVQRSANWTSTVKPMLNLGGLVQYAKGDGGVVLCNLKFLANETVPINQVKKRAILAAVLRNLKAPFSGGATVIAGSDLVCNPLDLHTKATTFKDERGWYGNKKFTFKSLPSGKHELAGVTYNIYDMPTSPVPEVIMLGGDRIPQNLPLEVNGIPANCQAEALFFLHTARVDRRLSDREKKAGKQLEICRYVIHYEDGSSETIPVISGIHIDDYRQSKPGSLPAAQLAWSAPYENSDQSAALFAMQWNNPHPGRRIATIDMRYGSEERAGVPCLIAVTAVTVPPHAP